One window of the Primulina eburnea isolate SZY01 chromosome 18, ASM2296580v1, whole genome shotgun sequence genome contains the following:
- the LOC140819003 gene encoding golgin candidate 5-like isoform X2 yields MAWFSGKVSLGNFPDFAGAVNKLSESVKNIEKNFDSALGLEEKSDATSSGSEGALWPSTTDRKALFEPIMGFIGQKGEGSTAASIEQPDSLVHTSPLKDQEVKDDGSANDSAEVVNEEIKKAGVAAEPVEEIKYRSEEQKDNIDEDQDEEEGVSSMTFVEASEQNLGHIQTESSKKFQEKERSEEESTSSLESEQPAATSPIDQVEHTGSVPNKEDNNRLPERVDEQKAQEDVVEVFSAQAQDMSPEGLIERRESSASDSPVKTGDDSGDNSAILLHTNAEASESAFEAIAKPITKPIELKQNSMNYTDINERLSAGSNSSDVTNSVAEVEKVKKEMKMMETALQGAARQAQAKADEIAKLMNENEQLKALVDDFRRKTNEAEIESLREEYHQRVAALERKVYALTKERDTLRREQSKKSDAAALLKEKDEIISQVMAEGEELSKKQAAQESQIRKLRSQIRELEEEKKGLLTKLQVEENKVDSMKRDKAETEKLLQETVEKHQAELATQKEYYTDALNAAKEAEALAEARANTEARTELESRLREAEDRESMLVQTLEELRQTLSRKEQQAVFREEMLRSDIEDLQKRYQASERRCEELITQVPESTRPLLRQIEAIQETAARRAEAWAAVERSLNSRLQEAEAKAAAAEEKELSINERLTQTLSRINVLEAQLSCLRAEQTQLTRSLEKERQRAAENRQEYLALKEESDTREGRVKQLEEEISELRRKHKDDLHEALMHQEFLQQELEREKATRLEQERAARLPSSVVPDQILIARQKSAAFENGNLSRKISSASSLSSMEESYFLQSTLDSSENFAERRSVVEGTMSPYYMKSVTSSTFEAALRQKEGELASYMSRLASMESIRDSLAEELVKMTAQCEKLQAEAATLPGIRAELEALRQRHSAALELMGERDEELEELRADIADVKEMYREQVNLLVNKIQTLGSSVGVA; encoded by the exons ATGGCGTGGTTTAGCGGGAAAGTTTCGTTGGGGAATTTCCCGGATTTTGCAGGGGCGGTGAATAAGCTGAGTGAGAGTGTTAAAAATATCGAGAAGAATTTTGATAGTGCCCTTGGGCTTGAGGAGAAATCAGATGCTACCAGTAGCGGCAGTGAAG GTGCATTATGGCCATCCACGACAGATCGGAAGGCATTATTTGAGCCCATCATGggatttatagggcaaaaaggCGAGGGGAGCACTGCTGCATCAATAGAACAGCCTGATTCCTTAGTGCATACGTCTCCCTTAAAGGATCAAGAAGTTAAGGATGATGGTTCTGCAAATGATTCTGCAGAAGTAGTAAATGAAGAAATTAAAAAAGCAGGTGTAGCTGCAGAACCGGTGGAGGAAATAAAATATAGGAGCGAGGAGCAAAAAGATAACATTGATGAAGATCAAGATGAAGAAGAGGGGGTTTCATCTATGACTTTTGTTGAAGCTTCAGAACAAAATCTTGGGCATATACAAACAGAATCTTCAAAAAAATTTCAGGAGAAGGAGAGATCAGAAGAAGAGTCAACGTCTTCTTTGGAGTCGGAACAACCAGCAGCAACAAGTCCTATAGATCAAGTTGAACATACTGGTTCTGTGCCTAACAAGGAAGATAATAATCGATTGCCTGAGAGAGTAGACGAACAGAAGGCACAAGAAGATGTCGTTGAAGTTTTTTCAGCTCAAGCTCAGGATATGTCACCTGAAGGCCTAATTGAACGCAGAGAATCATCTGCTTCTGATTCTCCTGTTAAAACTGGAGATGATTCTGGAGACAACTCGGCCATTTTACTGCATACTAATGCCGAGGCATCAGAATCAGCCTTTGAGGCTATTGCTAAACCTATCACTAAGCCAATTGAGTTAAAGCAGAACTCAATGAATTATACTGACATAAATGAACGTTTGAGCGCTGGAAGCAACTCTTCTGATGTTACTAACTCTGTAGCTGAAGTGGAGAAAGTGAAGAAGGAAATGAAAATGATGGAAACTGCATTGCAAGGAGCTGCTAGACAAGCTCAG GCAAAGGCTGATGAAATTGCAAAGTTGATGAATGAAAATGAGCAGCTAAAAGCTTTGGTTGATGATTTTAGG agaaagaCAAATGAAGCCGAAATTGAGTCTCTACGGGAGGAATATCATCAGAGGGTGGCAGCACTTGAGAGAAAG GTGTATGCTCTTACTAAGGAGAGGGATACACTGCGAAGAGAACAGAGTAAAAAAAGTGATGCTGCTGCTCTTTTGAAGGAAAAGGATGAAATAATCAGCCAAGTGATGGCCGAAG GTGAAGAGCTCTCAAAAAAGCAAGCTGCTCAGGAATCTCAAATTAGAAAGTTAAGGTCACAG ATCAGAGAACTTGAGGAAGAGAAGAAAGGATTGCTTACGAAACTGCAG GTAGAAGAGAACAAAGTAGACAGCATGAAAAGAGATAAGGCAGAAACTGAAAAATTGCTTCAAGAAACAGTGGAGAAACACCAAGCTGAACTTGCAACTCAAAAGGAATACTACACTGATGCACTGAACGCAGCAAAGGAAGCTGAAGCGTTAGCAGAGGCGCGTGCAAACACTGAAGCAAGAACTGAACTAGAGAGTCGTCTAAGAGAGGCCGAGGACCGTGAAAGTATGCTAGTTCAAACACTTGAAGAATTAAGGCAAACTCTGAGCAGAAAAGAGCAGCAG GCAGTTTTTAGAGAAGAAATGCTTCGCAGCGACATTGAGGATCTTCAAAAGCGATATCAA GCAAGTGAGCGAAGGTGCGAGGAGTTAATTACACAAGTCCCTGAATCTACTAGGCCTCTTTTAAGGCAGATCGAAGCTATTCAG GAAACTGCTGCTAGAAGGGCTGAAGCTTGGGCTGCTGTTGAAAGATCATTAAACTCACGGCTTCAG GAAGCAGAAGCCAAAGCTGCTGCAGCAGAGGAAAAAGAGCTTTCTATCAATGAACGTCTAACACAAACTCTTTCACGGATAAATGTTCTTGAAGCTCAG TTATCATGCCTGAGAGCTGAGCAGACACAGCTAACGAGATCTCTTGAGAAGGAGAGACAGAGGGCAGCTGAAAATAGGCAGGAATATCTTGCTTTAAAGGAGGAATCTGACACTCGTGAAGGCCGTGTTAAACAGCTTGAAGAAGAAATTAGTGAACTCAGGAGAAAACACAAGGATGACTTGCATGAAGCATTGATGCATCAAGAGTTTCTGCAACAG GAACTGGAGAGAGAAAAGGCTACTCGTTTGGAACAGGAAAGGGCTGCTCGCCTTCCATCTTCTGTTGTACCCGATCAAATCCTCATAGCAAGACAAAAATCAGCTGCATTTGAAAATG GAAACTTGTCTCGTAAGATTTCAAGTGCAAGCAGCTTGAGCAGTATGGAAGAAAGCTATTTTCTGCAATCAACTTTGGACTCGTCTGAGAATTTCGCTGAACGTAGAAGTGTTGTAGAAGGTACCATGAGTCCATATTATATGAAGAGTGTGACATCAAGTACTTTTGAAGCTGCCCTACGCCAAAAGGAGGGGGAGCTTGCGTCTTATATGTCTAGATTG GCATCTATGGAATCTATTCGTGACTCTCTTGCCGAGGAGTTGGTTAAAATGACTGCACAG TGTGAAAAATTACAGGCAGAAGCAGCTACTCTTCCTGGAATACGAGCAGAACTAGAAGCGCTAAGACAAAGACACTCTGCAGCACTGGAATTGATGGGGGAGCGTGATGAAGAG TTGGAAGAGCTTCGTGCCGATATTGCAGATGTAAAAGAGATGTACAGAGAGCAAGTAAACTTACTTGTGAATAAG ATTCAAACTTTGGGTTCGTCTGTTGGCGTTGCCTGA
- the LOC140819003 gene encoding golgin candidate 5-like isoform X1, with protein sequence MAWFSGKVSLGNFPDFAGAVNKLSESVKNIEKNFDSALGLEEKSDATSSGSEASGALWPSTTDRKALFEPIMGFIGQKGEGSTAASIEQPDSLVHTSPLKDQEVKDDGSANDSAEVVNEEIKKAGVAAEPVEEIKYRSEEQKDNIDEDQDEEEGVSSMTFVEASEQNLGHIQTESSKKFQEKERSEEESTSSLESEQPAATSPIDQVEHTGSVPNKEDNNRLPERVDEQKAQEDVVEVFSAQAQDMSPEGLIERRESSASDSPVKTGDDSGDNSAILLHTNAEASESAFEAIAKPITKPIELKQNSMNYTDINERLSAGSNSSDVTNSVAEVEKVKKEMKMMETALQGAARQAQAKADEIAKLMNENEQLKALVDDFRRKTNEAEIESLREEYHQRVAALERKVYALTKERDTLRREQSKKSDAAALLKEKDEIISQVMAEGEELSKKQAAQESQIRKLRSQIRELEEEKKGLLTKLQVEENKVDSMKRDKAETEKLLQETVEKHQAELATQKEYYTDALNAAKEAEALAEARANTEARTELESRLREAEDRESMLVQTLEELRQTLSRKEQQAVFREEMLRSDIEDLQKRYQASERRCEELITQVPESTRPLLRQIEAIQETAARRAEAWAAVERSLNSRLQEAEAKAAAAEEKELSINERLTQTLSRINVLEAQLSCLRAEQTQLTRSLEKERQRAAENRQEYLALKEESDTREGRVKQLEEEISELRRKHKDDLHEALMHQEFLQQELEREKATRLEQERAARLPSSVVPDQILIARQKSAAFENGNLSRKISSASSLSSMEESYFLQSTLDSSENFAERRSVVEGTMSPYYMKSVTSSTFEAALRQKEGELASYMSRLASMESIRDSLAEELVKMTAQCEKLQAEAATLPGIRAELEALRQRHSAALELMGERDEELEELRADIADVKEMYREQVNLLVNKIQTLGSSVGVA encoded by the exons ATGGCGTGGTTTAGCGGGAAAGTTTCGTTGGGGAATTTCCCGGATTTTGCAGGGGCGGTGAATAAGCTGAGTGAGAGTGTTAAAAATATCGAGAAGAATTTTGATAGTGCCCTTGGGCTTGAGGAGAAATCAGATGCTACCAGTAGCGGCAGTGAAG CATCAGGTGCATTATGGCCATCCACGACAGATCGGAAGGCATTATTTGAGCCCATCATGggatttatagggcaaaaaggCGAGGGGAGCACTGCTGCATCAATAGAACAGCCTGATTCCTTAGTGCATACGTCTCCCTTAAAGGATCAAGAAGTTAAGGATGATGGTTCTGCAAATGATTCTGCAGAAGTAGTAAATGAAGAAATTAAAAAAGCAGGTGTAGCTGCAGAACCGGTGGAGGAAATAAAATATAGGAGCGAGGAGCAAAAAGATAACATTGATGAAGATCAAGATGAAGAAGAGGGGGTTTCATCTATGACTTTTGTTGAAGCTTCAGAACAAAATCTTGGGCATATACAAACAGAATCTTCAAAAAAATTTCAGGAGAAGGAGAGATCAGAAGAAGAGTCAACGTCTTCTTTGGAGTCGGAACAACCAGCAGCAACAAGTCCTATAGATCAAGTTGAACATACTGGTTCTGTGCCTAACAAGGAAGATAATAATCGATTGCCTGAGAGAGTAGACGAACAGAAGGCACAAGAAGATGTCGTTGAAGTTTTTTCAGCTCAAGCTCAGGATATGTCACCTGAAGGCCTAATTGAACGCAGAGAATCATCTGCTTCTGATTCTCCTGTTAAAACTGGAGATGATTCTGGAGACAACTCGGCCATTTTACTGCATACTAATGCCGAGGCATCAGAATCAGCCTTTGAGGCTATTGCTAAACCTATCACTAAGCCAATTGAGTTAAAGCAGAACTCAATGAATTATACTGACATAAATGAACGTTTGAGCGCTGGAAGCAACTCTTCTGATGTTACTAACTCTGTAGCTGAAGTGGAGAAAGTGAAGAAGGAAATGAAAATGATGGAAACTGCATTGCAAGGAGCTGCTAGACAAGCTCAG GCAAAGGCTGATGAAATTGCAAAGTTGATGAATGAAAATGAGCAGCTAAAAGCTTTGGTTGATGATTTTAGG agaaagaCAAATGAAGCCGAAATTGAGTCTCTACGGGAGGAATATCATCAGAGGGTGGCAGCACTTGAGAGAAAG GTGTATGCTCTTACTAAGGAGAGGGATACACTGCGAAGAGAACAGAGTAAAAAAAGTGATGCTGCTGCTCTTTTGAAGGAAAAGGATGAAATAATCAGCCAAGTGATGGCCGAAG GTGAAGAGCTCTCAAAAAAGCAAGCTGCTCAGGAATCTCAAATTAGAAAGTTAAGGTCACAG ATCAGAGAACTTGAGGAAGAGAAGAAAGGATTGCTTACGAAACTGCAG GTAGAAGAGAACAAAGTAGACAGCATGAAAAGAGATAAGGCAGAAACTGAAAAATTGCTTCAAGAAACAGTGGAGAAACACCAAGCTGAACTTGCAACTCAAAAGGAATACTACACTGATGCACTGAACGCAGCAAAGGAAGCTGAAGCGTTAGCAGAGGCGCGTGCAAACACTGAAGCAAGAACTGAACTAGAGAGTCGTCTAAGAGAGGCCGAGGACCGTGAAAGTATGCTAGTTCAAACACTTGAAGAATTAAGGCAAACTCTGAGCAGAAAAGAGCAGCAG GCAGTTTTTAGAGAAGAAATGCTTCGCAGCGACATTGAGGATCTTCAAAAGCGATATCAA GCAAGTGAGCGAAGGTGCGAGGAGTTAATTACACAAGTCCCTGAATCTACTAGGCCTCTTTTAAGGCAGATCGAAGCTATTCAG GAAACTGCTGCTAGAAGGGCTGAAGCTTGGGCTGCTGTTGAAAGATCATTAAACTCACGGCTTCAG GAAGCAGAAGCCAAAGCTGCTGCAGCAGAGGAAAAAGAGCTTTCTATCAATGAACGTCTAACACAAACTCTTTCACGGATAAATGTTCTTGAAGCTCAG TTATCATGCCTGAGAGCTGAGCAGACACAGCTAACGAGATCTCTTGAGAAGGAGAGACAGAGGGCAGCTGAAAATAGGCAGGAATATCTTGCTTTAAAGGAGGAATCTGACACTCGTGAAGGCCGTGTTAAACAGCTTGAAGAAGAAATTAGTGAACTCAGGAGAAAACACAAGGATGACTTGCATGAAGCATTGATGCATCAAGAGTTTCTGCAACAG GAACTGGAGAGAGAAAAGGCTACTCGTTTGGAACAGGAAAGGGCTGCTCGCCTTCCATCTTCTGTTGTACCCGATCAAATCCTCATAGCAAGACAAAAATCAGCTGCATTTGAAAATG GAAACTTGTCTCGTAAGATTTCAAGTGCAAGCAGCTTGAGCAGTATGGAAGAAAGCTATTTTCTGCAATCAACTTTGGACTCGTCTGAGAATTTCGCTGAACGTAGAAGTGTTGTAGAAGGTACCATGAGTCCATATTATATGAAGAGTGTGACATCAAGTACTTTTGAAGCTGCCCTACGCCAAAAGGAGGGGGAGCTTGCGTCTTATATGTCTAGATTG GCATCTATGGAATCTATTCGTGACTCTCTTGCCGAGGAGTTGGTTAAAATGACTGCACAG TGTGAAAAATTACAGGCAGAAGCAGCTACTCTTCCTGGAATACGAGCAGAACTAGAAGCGCTAAGACAAAGACACTCTGCAGCACTGGAATTGATGGGGGAGCGTGATGAAGAG TTGGAAGAGCTTCGTGCCGATATTGCAGATGTAAAAGAGATGTACAGAGAGCAAGTAAACTTACTTGTGAATAAG ATTCAAACTTTGGGTTCGTCTGTTGGCGTTGCCTGA